From Parus major isolate Abel chromosome 1A, Parus_major1.1, whole genome shotgun sequence, the proteins below share one genomic window:
- the LDHB gene encoding L-lactate dehydrogenase B chain yields MATVKDKLISPIAEESKAPNNKITVVGVGQVGMASAISILGKGLCDELALVDVMEDKLKGEMMDLQHGSVFLHTHKIVADKDYAVTANSKIVVVTAGVRQQEGESRLNLVQRNVNVFKFIIPQIVKYSPNCIILVVSNPVDILTYVTWKLSGLPKNRVIGSGCNLDTARFRYLMSEKLGIHPSSCHGWILGEHGDSSVAVWSGVNVAGVCLQELNPAMGTDNDPENWKEIHKQVVASAYEVIKLKGYTNWAIGLSVADLCETILKNLFRIHSVATLVKGMYGIQNDVFLSLPSVLSASGLTSVINQKLKDDEVTQLRQSADTLWNVQKDIKDL; encoded by the exons ATGGCCACTGTCAAGGACAAGCTGATCAGCCCCATTGCGGAGGAATCCAAGGCTCCCAACAACAAGATCACGGTTGTGGGGGTTGGCCAGGTTGGGATGGCCTCTGCTATAAGCATCCTTGGAAAG ggTCTTTGTGATGAGCTTGCTTTGGTTGATGTCATGGAAGACAAACTAAAAGGAGAAATGATGGACCTGCAGCACGGGAGCGTGTTCCTTCACACTCATAAGATTGTGGCAGACAAAG ACTATGCTGTCACTGCCAACTCCAAGATCGTGGTGGTGACTGCAGGAGTCCGTCAGCAGGAGGGGGAGAGTCGGCTCAACCTGGTGCAGAGGAATGTGAACGTCTTCAAATTCATCATTCCTCAGATTGTCAAGTACAGCCCCAACTGCATCATCCTGGTGGTTTCCAATCCAG tggaTATATTAACCTATGTCACATGGAAGCTGAGTGGGCTGCCAAAAAACCGTGTGATTGGAAGTGGCTGCAATCTGGACACAGCCAGATTCCGTTATCTGATGTCTGAGAAACTTGGGATCCATCCAAGCAGCTGCCATGGCTGGATCTTGGGAGAGCACGGTGATTCCAGTG TGGCTGTTTGGAGCGGAGTGAACGTGGCAGGGGTTTGCCTCCAGGAGCTGAATCCTGCCATGGGAACTGACAATGATCCTGAGAACTGGAAGGAGATCCACAAACAAGTGGTTGCAAG TGCCTACGAGGTGATCAAACTAAAGGGATACACAAACTGGGCTATTGGCCTTAGTGTGGCTGACCTCTGTGAGACCATACTGAAGAACCTGTTCCGGATTCATTCAGTTGCTACTCTGGTAAAG GGCATGTATGGCATTCAGAACGATGTCTTCTTGAGCCTGCCTTCTGTCCTAAGTGCCTCTGGCCTGACAAGTGTCATCAACCAAAAGCTGAAGGACGATGAGGTGACCCAGCTGAGGCAGAGCGCGGACACACTGTGGAACGTCCAGAAGGATATCAAGGATCTGTAA